A stretch of Lentibacillus sp. JNUCC-1 DNA encodes these proteins:
- a CDS encoding GntR family transcriptional regulator, with protein sequence MNILISNTSKEPLFSQIKTQLRNQIFSGELMEGDALPSIRALAKDLKVSVITTKRAYEDLENEGYLVSAVGKGTFVAGQEPHVLREWQLREFENQLEDVLEKGKQIGLTKSDVIERLDIFYEGVD encoded by the coding sequence ATGAATATTCTCATCTCCAACACGAGCAAAGAGCCTTTGTTCAGCCAGATTAAAACACAACTTCGGAACCAGATCTTTTCCGGAGAATTAATGGAGGGAGATGCTCTGCCATCTATCCGGGCTCTGGCAAAAGATCTCAAAGTCAGTGTCATCACGACAAAACGCGCCTATGAAGATTTGGAAAACGAAGGCTATCTGGTATCTGCCGTTGGGAAAGGCACTTTTGTTGCTGGTCAAGAACCCCATGTACTCCGTGAATGGCAGCTAAGGGAATTTGAAAATCAGTTGGAAGACGTGCTGGAAAAAGGCAAACAGATAGGCCTGACCAAATCAGACGTGATCGAGCGTCTGGATATCTTTTATGAAGGAGTTGATTAA
- a CDS encoding GNAT family N-acetyltransferase gives MRQEMHLRVMEKDDLEFLHKLNNDPAVMDYWFEEPYMSLEKLKDSYEKNLDSERHRQFILTQNGEKLGFVGLFGMNQRDRNAEFAIMIDPIHQGNGYAKTATQLALEYAFDRLNLHKVYLIVDKENEKAVHIYEKAGFTVEGTMKEHFYVNGRYHDAVSMCVLKQDFQ, from the coding sequence ATGAGACAGGAAATGCATTTGCGCGTCATGGAAAAAGACGATCTCGAATTTCTTCATAAACTGAATAACGATCCGGCAGTGATGGATTATTGGTTTGAAGAACCGTATATGTCACTGGAAAAATTAAAAGATTCCTATGAGAAGAACCTTGATTCGGAAAGACACAGACAGTTTATTCTGACCCAAAACGGCGAAAAACTCGGATTTGTCGGGTTGTTTGGTATGAATCAGCGTGATCGTAATGCGGAGTTCGCCATTATGATTGACCCGATTCATCAAGGGAATGGTTATGCGAAAACGGCCACCCAGCTTGCTTTGGAATATGCTTTTGATCGCCTAAACCTTCATAAAGTCTACTTAATTGTAGATAAGGAAAATGAAAAAGCCGTGCATATATATGAAAAAGCAGGCTTTACTGTGGAAGGCACGATGAAGGAACATTTTTATGTGAACGGCAGGTATCATGATGCCGTGTCCATGTGTGTTCTGAAGCAGGACTTTCAATAA
- a CDS encoding AEC family transporter has product MGLFFSVILPIVAVFGAGYVLQRVRMLDVKSIAPLSIYIFLPALVFTSLYEADFNAGYYIIIVFAFALMFAMILINKVLAWAFKWKHSVESASILTTAFMNGGNYGVPVILFSVGEKALPYAIFYMVLQTLIMNFFGVYYASRGTGGTWMALRKVMKMPATYATIAAFVMQQVPVVIPESVYGMLTLLGDAAIPLMMVLLGMQLASIQSLKLNWEVILSATSVRMIISPLLAVLFVWLLDVDPIISSVLLIVSAMPSAATTTMYAIEFDSEPDLVSSVTLVTTLFSIVSVTVLLQFIS; this is encoded by the coding sequence ATGGGATTGTTTTTTTCAGTGATTTTACCCATTGTGGCTGTGTTTGGAGCAGGATATGTGCTGCAGCGGGTTAGAATGCTCGATGTCAAGTCGATTGCGCCATTATCGATTTATATCTTTTTGCCGGCGCTTGTATTCACTTCTTTATATGAAGCCGATTTCAATGCGGGCTACTATATCATTATTGTATTTGCGTTCGCCCTGATGTTTGCCATGATCTTGATTAACAAAGTGTTGGCATGGGCATTTAAATGGAAACATTCTGTGGAGAGTGCTTCTATTTTGACGACCGCTTTTATGAACGGGGGGAATTATGGTGTCCCGGTGATTCTGTTCAGTGTCGGGGAGAAAGCCTTGCCATATGCGATTTTTTATATGGTATTGCAAACGTTAATCATGAACTTTTTCGGTGTGTATTATGCTTCCAGAGGGACAGGCGGTACATGGATGGCCCTTCGCAAAGTGATGAAAATGCCGGCAACATACGCGACGATTGCTGCGTTTGTCATGCAGCAGGTGCCAGTCGTAATTCCGGAATCTGTATACGGAATGCTGACACTGCTGGGAGACGCTGCGATTCCGTTAATGATGGTGCTTTTGGGGATGCAGCTTGCTTCCATTCAATCACTGAAGTTGAACTGGGAAGTGATCCTCTCGGCGACGAGTGTACGCATGATCATTTCACCGCTCCTCGCAGTGCTATTTGTGTGGCTTCTGGATGTTGATCCGATCATCAGTTCTGTTTTGTTAATCGTATCGGCAATGCCAAGTGCGGCAACCACGACCATGTATGCGATTGAATTCGATTCAGAGCCGGATCTTGTGTCAAGCGTTACTCTGGTCACGACCCTCTTCAGTATTGTGTCTGTGACGGTCTTGCTGCAATTTATCTCGTGA